In Ignavibacteriales bacterium, the following proteins share a genomic window:
- a CDS encoding Crp/Fnr family transcriptional regulator translates to MPQEEINFLRNVPIFADLEEKDLQKIVKLGTRQKYKKGNIVLLEQESGAALFVIVSGKVKVVRMDEDGREVILSMFRPGEFFGEMSLLDGQARSASVVATMKSELFMIHRRDFLESLHEFPLVAISLLAELAMRLRKADMQIKSLSLKDAAGRVANVLLILADDVGVFRKGKVEIDDLPLQQDIANMAGTSRETVSRMIHSFIDSEEVQIIGNKLIINDYEAFRKKYL, encoded by the coding sequence CAAGAAGAAATTAATTTTCTCCGTAATGTGCCTATCTTCGCCGACCTCGAAGAAAAGGATTTACAGAAGATTGTAAAACTTGGCACGCGACAAAAATATAAGAAGGGTAATATCGTTTTGCTTGAACAGGAGAGCGGTGCGGCGCTCTTCGTTATCGTCTCTGGAAAAGTAAAAGTAGTACGGATGGATGAGGATGGAAGAGAAGTCATTCTTTCAATGTTTAGACCAGGCGAGTTTTTCGGCGAAATGTCTCTGTTGGACGGACAAGCGCGCTCGGCGAGCGTTGTAGCGACAATGAAATCAGAATTGTTTATGATTCACCGCCGGGATTTTTTAGAATCGCTGCACGAATTTCCTCTGGTAGCGATTTCCCTGCTGGCTGAACTTGCAATGCGGCTTCGCAAAGCCGATATGCAAATAAAGAGTCTATCGCTTAAAGATGCCGCTGGACGTGTTGCTAATGTGCTGTTGATTCTTGCTGATGATGTTGGAGTATTTCGAAAAGGAAAAGTTGAAATCGATGACTTGCCGCTTCAGCAGGACATTGCTAATATGGCGGGTACGTCTCGCGAGACAGTCTCGCGTATGATTCATTCTTTCATCGATAGCGAAGAAGTACAAATTATTGGGAATAAACTTATTATCAACGATTATGAAGCGTTCCGTAAAAAATATTTATAA
- a CDS encoding PHP domain-containing protein, whose product MQVFMAEMGNELTKQINHSNNPRADLHLHTTYSDGALSPETLVQRVHATGLSVVSITDHDNVGALDEAIEAGKSRGVEIIPGVELSVALNEKDIHLLAYFFDYNNQKLQDYLAFFRYERLKRAERIVQKLNDINISLKMDAVLDQAGIGSVGRPHIASALLEEGLIETYHEAFMKYLGVGAPAYEKKYQLSPLEATQLIAQAGGLTFLAHPGKYTTDFELSTLIQAGLDGIEVVHPSHNEARQEFYRGVVHQYFLLECGGSDYHGGRKNDDQVLGVYTVPLQIVEDMRTRLFS is encoded by the coding sequence ATGCAGGTATTTATGGCTGAGATGGGGAATGAGCTAACCAAACAAATAAATCATTCAAACAATCCTCGAGCAGATCTCCATCTGCATACAACGTACTCCGATGGAGCACTCTCTCCAGAGACACTTGTTCAGCGCGTACATGCAACAGGGCTTTCCGTTGTTTCAATTACCGATCATGATAATGTTGGTGCTCTTGATGAAGCGATCGAAGCTGGGAAGAGCCGTGGTGTAGAAATTATTCCCGGTGTGGAGTTGAGCGTTGCACTGAATGAAAAAGACATTCATTTGCTTGCGTACTTCTTTGACTATAACAACCAGAAACTTCAGGATTATCTTGCCTTCTTTCGTTACGAACGATTGAAACGTGCTGAACGCATTGTTCAGAAATTGAACGACATCAACATTTCTCTAAAAATGGATGCAGTGCTCGATCAAGCAGGAATCGGTTCTGTGGGCAGACCCCATATTGCCAGCGCTTTATTAGAAGAAGGATTGATTGAAACGTACCACGAAGCATTCATGAAATACCTCGGTGTTGGCGCTCCAGCGTACGAAAAAAAGTATCAATTATCTCCACTTGAAGCAACTCAGCTTATTGCTCAGGCTGGCGGACTTACGTTCCTCGCGCATCCCGGTAAATATACTACAGATTTTGAGCTCTCAACCCTCATTCAAGCCGGATTGGATGGGATTGAAGTCGTCCATCCATCGCATAACGAAGCGCGTCAGGAATTTTATCGTGGTGTAGTCCATCAATATTTCCTCTTGGAATGCGGCGGTTCTGATTACCATGGCGGCAGGAAGAACGATGACCAAGTGCTTGGAGTGTATACGGTACCACTGCAAATTGTTGAGGATATGCGCACGCGTCTTTTTTCATAA
- the ribH gene encoding 6,7-dimethyl-8-ribityllumazine synthase has translation MNPKKYTQKMFQGSAATLHFAIVVSRFNHHITAKLLEGAEDCLRDHGVPEKNRKVIFCPGAFELPQVANRLAFQRKWDAIICLGAVIRGDTPHFEYISAETARGIQEVALRYSLPVVFGVLTTDNEQQARDRVGGMQGNKGWDAALTALEMAALFKTLKRKSR, from the coding sequence ATGAATCCAAAAAAATACACACAAAAAATGTTTCAAGGATCAGCAGCAACATTGCACTTTGCCATTGTTGTCAGCCGATTCAATCACCACATCACTGCGAAATTGTTGGAAGGTGCGGAAGACTGTCTGCGTGACCATGGCGTACCTGAAAAAAATCGGAAAGTTATTTTTTGTCCTGGTGCATTTGAGTTGCCTCAAGTCGCCAATCGGTTAGCGTTTCAAAGAAAATGGGATGCGATTATTTGTCTTGGCGCGGTTATTCGTGGAGACACTCCGCACTTTGAATATATCTCTGCCGAAACAGCGCGCGGCATTCAAGAGGTAGCATTGCGTTATTCACTTCCGGTAGTGTTCGGTGTGCTGACAACCGACAATGAACAGCAAGCACGAGATCGTGTTGGCGGTATGCAGGGAAATAAAGGATGGGATGCAGCTTTGACGGCTCTCGAAATGGCTGCTCTCTTTAAAACGCTGAAACGTAAGTCTCGATAG